Proteins encoded together in one Oreochromis aureus strain Israel breed Guangdong linkage group 23, ZZ_aureus, whole genome shotgun sequence window:
- the exoc1 gene encoding exocyst complex component 1 isoform X2 codes for MTAIKHALQRDIFTPNDERLLGIVNVCKAGKKKKNCFLCATVTTERPVQVKVVKVKKSDKGDFYKRQQTWELRDLTEVDAKDASKENPEFDLHFEKVYRWVASSTAEKNSFISCIWKLNQRYLRKKVEFVNVSSQLLEESVPSGESQSVAGGDEDALDEYQELSTREEQDIESMMVTCEYAISNAEAFAEKLFKELQVLDGANIQSIMASEKQVNILMQLLDEALGEVDTIEGKLSSYEEMLQSVKEQMDQISQSNRLIQISNTNNGKLLDEIQFLVNYMDLSKGHIRALQEGDLTSPKGIEACINASEALLQCMNVALRPGHDKLMAMNQQQLLFAELRDTFARRLTNHLNNVFVHQGHDQSSTLSQHTAELTLPKHSPLHRDLLRYAKLMEWLKNTHREKYEGLSRTYVEYMSKLYEREIKEFFEVAKIKMAGTSKDPKGKFGLHGSSGKLTGSTSSLNKLTVQGSNSRRSQSSSLLDMGNMSASDLDVADRTKFDKIFEQVLSELEPLCLAEQDFISKFFKLQQHLTVAPPLAQPETEDLDGSLPSKKPPQAEHRHSLSSEKDIVRLMMNKIFQSIETELNSLIALGDKIDSFHSLYMLVKMSHHVWTAENVDPASYLSTTLGNVLVTVKRNFDKCISNQIRQMEEFKISKKSKVGILPFVTGFEEFAELAETIFRNAERRGDLDKAYVKLIRAVFMNVEKVANESQKTPRDVVMMENFHHIFSTLSRLKISCLDAERREAKHKYTDHLQSYVINSLGQPLEKLNHFFEGVEARVAQGVREEEVSYQLAFNKQELRKVIKEYPGKEVKKGLDNLYKKVDKHLCEEESLLQVVWHSMQDEFIRQYKHFEDLIGRCYPGSGITMEFTIQDMLEYFSSIAQSH; via the exons ATGACAGCCATAAAGCATGCTCTCCAGAGGGACATCTTCACACCCAATGATGAGCGTCTCCTTGGCATTGTTAACGTCTGCAAggcaggaaaaaagaagaagaactgcTTCTTGTGTGCTACAG TTACCACAGAGAGGCCTGTCCAGGTTAAAGTAGTAAAGGTGAAAAAATCGGACAAGGGGGACTTCTACAAGCGACAGCAGACCTGGGAGCTCAGAGACTTGACAGAAGTAGATGCCAAAGATGCAAGCAAG GAAAATCCTGAGTTTGATCTTCATTTTGAGAAAGTTTACCGGTGGGTGGCCAGCAGTACAGCTGAAAAAAACTCCTTTATTTCCTGCATCTGGAAGCTGAACCAGCGCTATCTGAGGAAGAAGGTGGAGTTTGTGAATGTCAGTTCTCAGCTGCTCGAAG AGTCTGTGCCAAGTGGTGAGAGCCAGAGTGTTGCAGGGGGAGATGAGGATGCTCTGGATGAATACCAGGAACTCAGCACCCGTGAAGAGCAAGACATTGAGAGCATGATGGTAACATGCGAGTACGCCATCTCCAATGCAGAGGCTTTTGCAGAGAAGCTCTTCAAGGAGCTTCAGGTTTTAGATGGG GCCAACATTCAGTCCATCATGGCATCAGAGAAGCAGGTCAATATCCTAATGCAGCTGCTGGATGAAGCACTGGGAGAGGTGGACACCATTGAGGGCAAGCTGAGCAGCTATGAAGAGATGCTCCAGAGTGTGAAGGAGCAAATGGACCAGATCTCACAGAGCAATCGTCTCATCCAGATCAGCAACACCAACAATGGCAAACTACTGGACGAGATTCAGTTCTTAGTG AACTACATGGACTTATCAAAGGGACACATCAGGGCCTTACAGGAGGGAGATCTGACATCCCCTAAAGGTATAGAGGCCTGTATCAATGCCTCTGAGGCTCTcctgcagtgtatgaatgtggcTCTCAGACCAG gcCATGATAAACTTATGGCTATGAACCAGCAACAGCTCCTGTTCGCTGAACTGAGAGACACCTTTGCTCGCCGCCTCACGAATCATCTCAACAATGTGTTTGTTCATCAG GGCCATGACCAGAGCTCAACCCTGTCACAGCACACAGCTGAGCTGACCCTGCCCAAACACAGCCCTCTCCACAGGGACTTACTGCGCTACGCCAAGCTCATGGAGTGGCTGAagaacacacacagggagaagtACGAAGGCCTGTCGAGG ACATATGTTGAATATATGAGCAAACTGTATGAGCGAGAAATCAAAGAGTTCTTTGAAGTTGCCAAAATAAAAATGGCGGGTACATCCAAAGACCCGAAGGGCAAGTTCG GCCTACATGGCAGCTCTGGGAAGCTGACAGGCTCTACCTCAAGCCTGAACAAGCTCACAGTGCAGGGCTCCAACAGCCGGCGTTCCCAGTCTTCATCACTACTGGACATGGGCAACATGTCCGCTTCTGACCTCGATGTGGCCGACAGGACCAAGTTCGACAAG ATTTTTGAGCAGGTCCTCAGTGAGCTGGAGCCTTTGTGTCTTGCAGAACAAGACTTCATCAGCAAGTTTTTCAAGCTGCAGCAGCATTTGACAGTTGCACCCCCTCTCGCACAG CCAGAGACGGAGGATTTAGATGGAAGCTTGCCATCTAAAAAGCCTCCCCAGGCAGAACACAGACACTCCTTGTCATCAGA gAAAGATATAGTGCGGCTGATGATGAATAAAATCTTCCAGAGCATCGAGACAGAGCTCAACAGCCTCATCGCTTTGGGCGACAAGATTGACAGCTTCCATTCTCTGTACATGCTGGTGAAGATGAGTCACCATGTGTGGACAGCTGAGAACGTTGACCCGGCCTCTTATCTCAGCACAACTTTGGGAAATGTGCTGGTGACTGTCAAGAGAAACTTTGACAAATGCATT tctAATCAGATCCGACAGATGGAGGAATTTAAGATATCCAAGAAGAGCAAAGTTGGTATCCTGCCTTTTGTCACTGGGTTTGAGGAATTCGCTGAACTGGCTGAAACCATATTTCGCAATGCAGAGCGTCGAGGAGACCTGGACAAAGCTTACGTTAAGCTTATCAGGGCCGTCTTTATGAACG TGGAGAAGGTTGCCAATGAAAGCCAGAAAACACCACGAGATGTCGTGATGATGGAGAATTTCCACCATATCTTTTCTACGCTGTCACGTCTAAAGATTTCCTGCCTGGATGCAGAGAGACGAGAGGCCAAGCACAAATACACAGACCATCTACAGTCTTACGTAATCAATTCTCTGGGCCAGCCTCTAGAAAAGCTGAAT CATTTCTTTGAAGGAGTTGAAGCACGTGTAGCCCAGGGTGTTCGTGAGGAGGAGGTGAGCTATCAGCTGGCCTTCAACAAGCAAGAGCTGCGGAAAGTAATCAAAGAGTATCCTGGTAAAGAGGTGAAAAAGGGACTCGACAATCTTTATAAGAAGGTGGACAAACATCTGTGTGAAGAAGAAAGTCTGctgcag GTGGTGTGGCACTCCATGCAAGACGAGTTCATCCGTCAGTACAAGCACTTTGAAGATCTCATAGGCAGGTGCTACCCTGGCTCTGGGATCACTATGGAGTTTACAatccaggacatgctggagtaCTTCTCCAGCATTGCTCAGTCTCATTAA
- the exoc1 gene encoding exocyst complex component 1 isoform X1, which yields MTAIKHALQRDIFTPNDERLLGIVNVCKAGKKKKNCFLCATVTTERPVQVKVVKVKKSDKGDFYKRQQTWELRDLTEVDAKDASKENPEFDLHFEKVYRWVASSTAEKNSFISCIWKLNQRYLRKKVEFVNVSSQLLEESVPSGESQSVAGGDEDALDEYQELSTREEQDIESMMVTCEYAISNAEAFAEKLFKELQVLDGANIQSIMASEKQVNILMQLLDEALGEVDTIEGKLSSYEEMLQSVKEQMDQISQSNRLIQISNTNNGKLLDEIQFLVNYMDLSKGHIRALQEGDLTSPKGIEACINASEALLQCMNVALRPGHDKLMAMNQQQLLFAELRDTFARRLTNHLNNVFVHQGHDQSSTLSQHTAELTLPKHSPLHRDLLRYAKLMEWLKNTHREKYEGLSRTYVEYMSKLYEREIKEFFEVAKIKMAGTSKDPKGKFATLPRKESALKQETESLHGSSGKLTGSTSSLNKLTVQGSNSRRSQSSSLLDMGNMSASDLDVADRTKFDKIFEQVLSELEPLCLAEQDFISKFFKLQQHLTVAPPLAQPETEDLDGSLPSKKPPQAEHRHSLSSEKDIVRLMMNKIFQSIETELNSLIALGDKIDSFHSLYMLVKMSHHVWTAENVDPASYLSTTLGNVLVTVKRNFDKCISNQIRQMEEFKISKKSKVGILPFVTGFEEFAELAETIFRNAERRGDLDKAYVKLIRAVFMNVEKVANESQKTPRDVVMMENFHHIFSTLSRLKISCLDAERREAKHKYTDHLQSYVINSLGQPLEKLNHFFEGVEARVAQGVREEEVSYQLAFNKQELRKVIKEYPGKEVKKGLDNLYKKVDKHLCEEESLLQVVWHSMQDEFIRQYKHFEDLIGRCYPGSGITMEFTIQDMLEYFSSIAQSH from the exons ATGACAGCCATAAAGCATGCTCTCCAGAGGGACATCTTCACACCCAATGATGAGCGTCTCCTTGGCATTGTTAACGTCTGCAAggcaggaaaaaagaagaagaactgcTTCTTGTGTGCTACAG TTACCACAGAGAGGCCTGTCCAGGTTAAAGTAGTAAAGGTGAAAAAATCGGACAAGGGGGACTTCTACAAGCGACAGCAGACCTGGGAGCTCAGAGACTTGACAGAAGTAGATGCCAAAGATGCAAGCAAG GAAAATCCTGAGTTTGATCTTCATTTTGAGAAAGTTTACCGGTGGGTGGCCAGCAGTACAGCTGAAAAAAACTCCTTTATTTCCTGCATCTGGAAGCTGAACCAGCGCTATCTGAGGAAGAAGGTGGAGTTTGTGAATGTCAGTTCTCAGCTGCTCGAAG AGTCTGTGCCAAGTGGTGAGAGCCAGAGTGTTGCAGGGGGAGATGAGGATGCTCTGGATGAATACCAGGAACTCAGCACCCGTGAAGAGCAAGACATTGAGAGCATGATGGTAACATGCGAGTACGCCATCTCCAATGCAGAGGCTTTTGCAGAGAAGCTCTTCAAGGAGCTTCAGGTTTTAGATGGG GCCAACATTCAGTCCATCATGGCATCAGAGAAGCAGGTCAATATCCTAATGCAGCTGCTGGATGAAGCACTGGGAGAGGTGGACACCATTGAGGGCAAGCTGAGCAGCTATGAAGAGATGCTCCAGAGTGTGAAGGAGCAAATGGACCAGATCTCACAGAGCAATCGTCTCATCCAGATCAGCAACACCAACAATGGCAAACTACTGGACGAGATTCAGTTCTTAGTG AACTACATGGACTTATCAAAGGGACACATCAGGGCCTTACAGGAGGGAGATCTGACATCCCCTAAAGGTATAGAGGCCTGTATCAATGCCTCTGAGGCTCTcctgcagtgtatgaatgtggcTCTCAGACCAG gcCATGATAAACTTATGGCTATGAACCAGCAACAGCTCCTGTTCGCTGAACTGAGAGACACCTTTGCTCGCCGCCTCACGAATCATCTCAACAATGTGTTTGTTCATCAG GGCCATGACCAGAGCTCAACCCTGTCACAGCACACAGCTGAGCTGACCCTGCCCAAACACAGCCCTCTCCACAGGGACTTACTGCGCTACGCCAAGCTCATGGAGTGGCTGAagaacacacacagggagaagtACGAAGGCCTGTCGAGG ACATATGTTGAATATATGAGCAAACTGTATGAGCGAGAAATCAAAGAGTTCTTTGAAGTTGCCAAAATAAAAATGGCGGGTACATCCAAAGACCCGAAGGGCAAGTTCG CTACGCTTCCGCGGAAAGAGAGTGCActcaaacaggaaacagaaa GCCTACATGGCAGCTCTGGGAAGCTGACAGGCTCTACCTCAAGCCTGAACAAGCTCACAGTGCAGGGCTCCAACAGCCGGCGTTCCCAGTCTTCATCACTACTGGACATGGGCAACATGTCCGCTTCTGACCTCGATGTGGCCGACAGGACCAAGTTCGACAAG ATTTTTGAGCAGGTCCTCAGTGAGCTGGAGCCTTTGTGTCTTGCAGAACAAGACTTCATCAGCAAGTTTTTCAAGCTGCAGCAGCATTTGACAGTTGCACCCCCTCTCGCACAG CCAGAGACGGAGGATTTAGATGGAAGCTTGCCATCTAAAAAGCCTCCCCAGGCAGAACACAGACACTCCTTGTCATCAGA gAAAGATATAGTGCGGCTGATGATGAATAAAATCTTCCAGAGCATCGAGACAGAGCTCAACAGCCTCATCGCTTTGGGCGACAAGATTGACAGCTTCCATTCTCTGTACATGCTGGTGAAGATGAGTCACCATGTGTGGACAGCTGAGAACGTTGACCCGGCCTCTTATCTCAGCACAACTTTGGGAAATGTGCTGGTGACTGTCAAGAGAAACTTTGACAAATGCATT tctAATCAGATCCGACAGATGGAGGAATTTAAGATATCCAAGAAGAGCAAAGTTGGTATCCTGCCTTTTGTCACTGGGTTTGAGGAATTCGCTGAACTGGCTGAAACCATATTTCGCAATGCAGAGCGTCGAGGAGACCTGGACAAAGCTTACGTTAAGCTTATCAGGGCCGTCTTTATGAACG TGGAGAAGGTTGCCAATGAAAGCCAGAAAACACCACGAGATGTCGTGATGATGGAGAATTTCCACCATATCTTTTCTACGCTGTCACGTCTAAAGATTTCCTGCCTGGATGCAGAGAGACGAGAGGCCAAGCACAAATACACAGACCATCTACAGTCTTACGTAATCAATTCTCTGGGCCAGCCTCTAGAAAAGCTGAAT CATTTCTTTGAAGGAGTTGAAGCACGTGTAGCCCAGGGTGTTCGTGAGGAGGAGGTGAGCTATCAGCTGGCCTTCAACAAGCAAGAGCTGCGGAAAGTAATCAAAGAGTATCCTGGTAAAGAGGTGAAAAAGGGACTCGACAATCTTTATAAGAAGGTGGACAAACATCTGTGTGAAGAAGAAAGTCTGctgcag GTGGTGTGGCACTCCATGCAAGACGAGTTCATCCGTCAGTACAAGCACTTTGAAGATCTCATAGGCAGGTGCTACCCTGGCTCTGGGATCACTATGGAGTTTACAatccaggacatgctggagtaCTTCTCCAGCATTGCTCAGTCTCATTAA
- the nmu gene encoding neuromedin-U, giving the protein MSPLSTASITFAALLILTIPVCQSAPADLQQATADQGQLLREIDAMCSSYLSEDLRFLASDVLGELCVLMLVQKSKELNVRENSKRSPQLHPLLRLVSQLNTRRERGLTMHADLQGPGGIQSRGYFLYRPRNGRRSLEYE; this is encoded by the exons ATGAGTCCACTCAGCACGGCCAGCATCACCTTCGCAGCCCTCCTCATCCTCACCATACCAGTCTGCCAAA GTGCTCCAGCAGATCTTCAGCAGGCAACAGCAGATCAGGGGCAGCTACTCAGAGAG ATTGATGCCATGTGCTCATCCTACCTCTCTGAAGACCTGAGGTTTTTG GCATCTGATGTCTTAGGAGAACTCTGTGTCTTGATGCTGGTTCAGAAATCAAAG GAGCTGAATGTGAGAGAAAATAGTAAAAGG TCCCCTCAGTTGCACCCTCTTCTGCGTCTAGTTTCCCAACTAAATACTAGAAGAGAGAGAGGACTCACAATGCAC gCCGACCTCCAGGGACCTGGAGGAATCCAGAGCAGAGGCTACTTTCTCTATCGG CCACGGAATGGGAGAAGATCCTTAGAGTATGAATGA